In Thiovulum sp. ES, a genomic segment contains:
- a CDS encoding response regulator with CheY-like receiver domain and winged-helix DNA-binding domain (PFAM: Response regulator receiver domain; Transcriptional regulatory protein, C terminal) yields the protein MRILIIEDEPTLKKTLLEGLKEYGYQSDEVSSIKDAEYYLDIRNYDLILMDWMLPDGNGIDLIAQIKQKSSKTIIVMLSARDDTASEVEAFRRGTDDYIKKPFDFEVLIARIEARLRFGGSNIIEIGSLKINPEEEKILYQNREIELKGKPFEVLTHLARHRDQIVSKEQLLDAIWEEPELVTPNVIEVAINQIRQKMDKPLNITTIETVRRRGYRFCFPKGV from the coding sequence ATGAGAATCTTGATTATCGAAGATGAGCCAACTCTAAAAAAAACACTTCTCGAAGGTTTAAAAGAGTATGGTTATCAGAGTGATGAGGTGAGTAGCATAAAAGATGCTGAATACTACCTTGACATTAGAAATTATGACTTGATTCTTATGGACTGGATGCTACCAGATGGAAACGGAATCGACCTCATCGCACAAATTAAGCAAAAATCATCAAAAACAATTATTGTTATGCTTTCAGCACGAGACGATACAGCATCGGAAGTCGAAGCATTCAGACGAGGGACTGATGATTATATTAAAAAACCTTTTGACTTTGAAGTTCTTATTGCAAGAATTGAAGCACGATTACGATTTGGTGGTAGCAATATCATTGAAATTGGAAGCCTGAAAATCAATCCTGAAGAGGAGAAGATTCTTTATCAAAATCGTGAAATTGAGTTAAAGGGAAAACCTTTTGAAGTTTTGACACATCTTGCAAGACACAGAGATCAAATCGTCTCAAAAGAGCAACTTCTTGATGCAATTTGGGAAGAACCTGAACTTGTAACACCAAATGTAATTGAAGTCGCAATTAACCAAATCCGACAAAAAATGGACAAACCTTTAAACATCACAACAATTGAAACGGTCAGAAGAAGAGGTTATCGTTTTTGTTTTCCAAAAGGGGTTTAG